Proteins encoded in a region of the Bacillus sp. T3 genome:
- a CDS encoding Rpn family recombination-promoting nuclease/putative transposase — MATQYSSSFNLLTYTLLPPTIFITIVNYPLFSSETESFNTRIHIREVEEDFLWSDRLEFHLIDLSSFMVQWKKYRRKLKDRNGQELPWLMMLSAADAKRKILYSEILAELEEWAMNIEEVREALIEWENLSAQKKNRVEYEARLRELRDQLSNLQGYHRKGIKEGCKNIARKLLNKGFPLTEIAELTGLTEDEIRELGI; from the coding sequence ATGGCTACTCAATATAGTTCAAGTTTCAATTTATTAACTTATACACTACTTCCTCCCACCATTTTCATCACCATAGTAAACTATCCCTTATTCTCATCTGAAACCGAAAGTTTTAACACAAGAATCCATATTAGAGAAGTTGAAGAAGATTTTTTGTGGTCGGACCGGCTCGAATTCCATTTGATTGACTTGAGTAGTTTCATGGTACAATGGAAAAAATACCGACGGAAATTGAAAGATCGAAATGGCCAGGAGTTGCCATGGCTGATGATGTTGTCGGCTGCTGACGCCAAAAGGAAAATTCTCTATAGTGAAATTTTGGCTGAATTGGAGGAATGGGCGATGAATATTGAAGAAGTTCGCGAAGCGTTAATCGAATGGGAAAACTTAAGTGCTCAAAAGAAGAACCGTGTTGAATACGAAGCTCGATTAAGGGAACTGCGTGATCAATTAAGTAATCTTCAGGGCTATCATCGCAAAGGAATAAAAGAGGGATGCAAAAACATTGCCAGGAAATTGTTGAATAAAGGATTTCCACTAACGGAAATAGCTGAATTAACAGGATTGACAGAGGATGAAATTCGGGAGTTAGGGATATAA
- a CDS encoding NERD domain-containing protein, with protein MAKMIPDLIPSTIENAGERYFYEKARELPETYTVFYSYKYSIDDDRTDPYGLREADFVIVHPNYGFVVVEVKEGEVQYSNGIWQEFRSGGYRQLSKDPLKQARDSMFAILNRYRAVSHDHDFPLQVPVCTMFP; from the coding sequence ATGGCGAAAATGATTCCTGACCTAATCCCGAGTACTATCGAAAACGCTGGTGAGCGGTATTTTTACGAAAAAGCGCGTGAACTTCCCGAAACATATACTGTTTTTTATTCCTATAAATATTCTATTGATGATGACCGAACCGACCCTTATGGCCTTCGGGAAGCCGACTTTGTCATTGTTCATCCTAACTATGGCTTTGTTGTAGTGGAGGTAAAGGAGGGAGAGGTCCAGTATTCAAATGGAATCTGGCAAGAATTTAGGAGCGGTGGTTATCGGCAATTGTCAAAAGATCCTCTGAAACAAGCCCGCGATTCCATGTTTGCCATATTAAATCGATATCGAGCAGTGAGCCACGACCATGACTTTCCACTCCAGGTTCCGGTATGCACTATGTTTCCCTGA
- a CDS encoding DEAD/DEAH box helicase family protein yields the protein MTFHSRFRYALCFPDTTRKTGITPEDLHEESCWTSSDMEDLEGKIKALFATYDKRNPIDATKQLITKVLSPSFKMFSTLDDQFTRLTNQAAIILTEEQVRILEETEEDHRKIFFGAAGTGKTFIGMKKALDLANQGKKVLLTCYNKHLVTVFNKYAAHQNIIRTNFHDFLYDTLKNNRYSFDDPVDWNEFYGETLPNLMYDLYTLKEEQEKFDAIIVDEGQDFKGNWYLCLDQMLKEDGHFYIFADRHQNLFGNGLDSLKDFQMSKHKLTINLRNTQKINEWCQPLIGNSKLRYRLTGGMPVEYFGWKDYKDEKRLVEKELNKLISQGLSPQKVTILSTHRKEKSCLKEIYKIGSGEWPIVQLDQPNEYGITFSTIRSFKGLESDVVFIIGVKKNSPVCTLADIYVGGTRARFLLKIFHHEDWSIDEVGNNQV from the coding sequence ATGACTTTCCACTCCAGGTTCCGGTATGCACTATGTTTCCCTGACACGACTAGAAAAACAGGGATTACCCCTGAGGATTTGCATGAAGAAAGCTGTTGGACATCATCGGATATGGAGGACCTGGAAGGAAAAATTAAAGCCTTATTTGCAACTTATGATAAAAGAAATCCAATTGATGCAACGAAACAACTGATCACAAAGGTTCTATCCCCGTCATTTAAAATGTTTTCAACTCTTGATGACCAGTTCACCAGGCTCACGAATCAAGCTGCCATTATTTTAACTGAGGAACAGGTACGGATTCTCGAGGAAACAGAAGAGGACCACCGTAAAATTTTCTTTGGTGCAGCCGGCACAGGTAAAACATTCATTGGAATGAAAAAGGCACTCGACTTGGCGAACCAAGGGAAAAAGGTATTGCTCACTTGCTACAACAAGCATTTGGTAACAGTGTTTAACAAGTACGCAGCACATCAGAACATTATCAGAACAAATTTTCATGACTTTTTGTACGATACATTAAAGAACAACAGATATAGCTTTGATGATCCCGTTGATTGGAATGAGTTTTACGGAGAAACTCTGCCGAATTTAATGTATGATTTGTATACCTTAAAAGAGGAACAGGAAAAGTTTGATGCGATCATTGTAGATGAGGGCCAGGATTTTAAAGGGAATTGGTATTTATGTTTGGATCAAATGTTAAAAGAAGACGGGCATTTTTATATTTTTGCTGACCGGCATCAGAATCTGTTTGGAAATGGATTGGACTCACTTAAGGATTTTCAGATGTCGAAACACAAGCTCACGATCAATCTTAGGAATACGCAAAAAATTAACGAATGGTGCCAGCCGTTAATTGGAAATTCCAAACTGAGGTACCGACTTACAGGAGGCATGCCTGTTGAATACTTTGGCTGGAAGGATTATAAGGATGAAAAGCGGCTAGTTGAAAAAGAATTAAACAAGCTCATCAGCCAAGGACTTTCACCCCAAAAAGTTACCATCCTCTCAACCCACAGAAAAGAAAAAAGTTGCTTAAAAGAAATCTACAAAATCGGTTCTGGGGAATGGCCAATCGTCCAATTAGACCAACCGAACGAGTATGGTATAACATTCAGTACCATCCGCTCCTTTAAAGGGTTGGAATCTGATGTGGTGTTCATTATTGGGGTTAAGAAAAACAGCCCAGTTTGTACCCTAGCGGATATATATGTCGGCGGAACACGAGCGCGGTTTCTTTTGAAGATCTTTCACCATGAGGATTGGTCGATAGACGAAGTGGGAAATAATCAAGTATAG
- a CDS encoding HD domain-containing protein, whose amino-acid sequence MDCIEQAIIFAATAHRNQNRKSTEIPYITHPFAVGMLLQKARCNDEVIAAGILHDTLEDTSTTYAQLEEQFGTRIANLVRAASEQDKSLSWEERKQHTIDGLKNAYLEEIQVITADKYHNLKSIQTDLNQFGEETWGRFKRGRRDQHWYYASIVKALLPRKKNSS is encoded by the coding sequence ATGGATTGTATTGAACAAGCGATAATATTTGCAGCAACAGCACATAGAAATCAGAACCGAAAATCCACTGAAATACCCTATATTACCCATCCCTTTGCAGTAGGAATGCTTCTGCAAAAGGCAAGATGTAATGATGAAGTGATTGCAGCAGGGATTCTTCATGACACACTAGAAGACACTTCGACTACATATGCACAATTGGAAGAACAATTCGGTACGCGGATTGCCAATCTTGTGCGGGCGGCTTCTGAACAGGACAAGAGTTTATCCTGGGAGGAACGGAAGCAGCATACAATAGATGGGTTGAAAAATGCATATTTAGAAGAAATTCAAGTTATTACAGCGGATAAATACCATAATTTGAAGTCCATTCAAACAGATTTAAACCAATTTGGCGAGGAGACATGGGGACGCTTTAAACGTGGAAGACGTGACCAGCATTGGTATTATGCTAGCATTGTAAAAGCGCTGTTACCTAGAAAAAAGAATTCAAGCTGA